The Stackebrandtia nassauensis DSM 44728 genome includes the window GCCTTTTCGGGGTCGTCGACGAGGCCGCGGGTGAGTTCGGCGAGGTTCTCGCCGGACAGGACGCCGGTGACTCCCATGCGGCGGTAGGCCGACAGCGCGTTGGGGGACGCGTAGCGGACCAGGCCGTCGGCGCCGATGCGGACCAGGCCGTCGCCGACGCGGGGGGCGGTGGTGGGTTCGCCGGGCAGCAGGGGTGGTGGGAAGCCGCCGTCGGTGAGCATGCGGATCAGGTAGTCGGCGGTCTTGAGGTAGTTGAGTTCGAGGTGGCTGGGGCTGCGGGTGTCGGAGAGGTTGGTGTCGCGGGCGACGACGGCCACGACCTGTTGCCGGTCGCGGCGGCGGACCGGGACGGCTTCGTGGCGGGCCGGGGTGGCGCCGTGCCACACCGGGTCGCCCTCGCGGAAGATGCGGCCCTCGCTGAAGGACGTGTGCAGGTGTTCGGCGTCCTTGCCGGACAGGACCCGGCCGACCTGGTCGTCGTCGTAGGCGGTGGGGCCGGTGGTGGGGCGTACCTGGGCCAGGCAGATGTAGCAGCCCTCGCGGTCGCGGACCGGCGCCCACAGCAGCAGGTCGGCGAAGGACAGGTCGGCCAGCAGTTGCCATTCGGCGGCGAGCCGGTGCAGGTGTTCGCTGGTGTTGGCCGACAGGTCGGTGTGGGCCGCGATCAGGTCTCCGAGTGTGGACATCGCCCCCGACTCTAATCGGTGAAGATCGGTGGCCGGTCCCGTGCGGGACCGGCCACCTGGTGATTCGGTGTCGTCGGACGTTAGTTCTTCAGGAAACCCTCGTCGACGAGCCATTCGCGGGCGACGTCGAGCGGGTCGCGGCCGTCGACGTCGACCTCGGCGTTGAGCCGCCGCATGGTCTCGGTGGACAGCTTGGAACCGAGCTTGTTGAACATTTGGACTATCTGCGGGTGCTTCTTGTGGATCTCCTCGCGGATGGTCACCGCGGGTTCGTAGATCGGGAAGTAGCCCTTGTCGTCCTCGAGGGTGCGCAAGCCGTTGGCCGGGATGCGGCCGTCGGTGTCGAACACCTCGCCCGCCAGGCAGGAGCCGCCGCCGATCCGGCTGTAGATCACGCCGGTGTCCATGATGGTGACATTGTCCTTCGGGACGTCGATGTCGTAGGCCTGCTGCATGCCCGGCCAGCCGTCGGGACGGTTCTCGAACTCGTTCTCCAGACAGTAGGTCTGCTTGTCCGGCGGCAGCTTCGCCAGGTCCGAAAGGGACTTGACGTCGATGGTCTTGCCGTTGGCGTCCTTCTGCTTGGCCTGGTCCTCCTTGATGGCCATCGCGTAGGTGTTGTTGAACGGGGCCGGATCGCCCCACACCACGTCGTTGTCCTTCAGGTCGGCCTTCTTGACCGCCTCGTACAGCGCCTCGGGGTCGGAGATCTTGACGCCCCCGGCCTCACTGGTCTTGGGGTCCACGTCGGAGTGGCCCATGTAGACCAGCCACGCGGTTCCGGTGTACTCCCAGGCGATGTCGGAGGATCCGTTGAGGATGGTCTCGCGGGCGTTGACGCTGCCCTTGGTGTTGGTGTGGTCGGCGACGTCGGCGCCCTTGGCCTTGAGCACAAGGGACAGCATCTTGCCGAGGATGAGCTGTTCGGTGAAGTCCTTCGAGGTCGTCACGATCGGCGCCTCGCCGAGGTTGTCGAACTCGGCGAGTTCGGGTCCACCCTGGACGTCGGGTACCGACTGGGACGCCGGTTCCAGGCCGCAGGCGGCCAGTACCGCCACCAGGGCGCCGGTCAACAGCAGTTTGGTCCTTCGCATCGAACGATCACACTCCCTTCGGGTGCAGGTAGCGTTCGGCGATCGCGGCCACCCAGTCGACGGCCAGCGCCAGGATCGCGATGAGGACGCTGCCGGTCACCAGGACCGGGATCTGGGCCAGTTTGACGCCGGTGACGACGAGGTTGCCCAGGCCGCCGGCGCCGATGAGCGCGGCCAGCGCGGCCATGCCGACGTTGAGCACCAGCGTGGTGCGGATTCCGGCCAGGATCACCGGCACCGCCAGCGGCACTTCCACCCGGAACAGGACCGCGGGCGCGGACATGCCGATGCCGCGTCCGGCGTCGATGAGCGCCGGGTCGACCTGTTGCAGGCCCACCAGCGTGTTCCGCAACGCTGGCAGAACACTGTAGACGGACATGGACAGGATGGCGACCCAGAACGACTGCGCCGACGAGTCGGGTTGGATGACGACCGCCAGCAGTACGATCACGCCGATGGCGGGCGCGCCCTGGCCGATGTTGGCCGCGGTGAGCACCACCGGCAGCGCGGACTTGGCGCCCTTGCGGGACAACGCGATGCCCAGCGGCACCGCGACGGCCAGCACGATCACCGTCGACACGGCCGACAGTTCCAGGTGCTGCCACAGCAGTCCCGAGATGGTCTCGGCGTTGAGCGAGGACTCCATCGACGGGTCGATGGTGGCGTTGCGCAGGTACAGCATCAGCGCGGCCGCCGCGATCAGGATGACCGCCGGGGTACCGATGAGCGCCCACGGTTTGCCCCTGGCCTCGGCCGGTGCCGCCCCGACCGCCTGTACCTCTTGTTCGGCGAGGGTACTCATGAGCGGCTCCTGGCCTTGGACTTCTCGCGCAGACCCGCGATGGCGTTCTGCACCGTCGACAGCGAGACCATGCCCACGTACTTGCGGCGCACCGTCACCGGAACGCTGGTGAAATCGGTCTTCAGCAGCGCCTCGAGGGCTTCCTGGACGTTGGCCCGGCCGCTGATGGTGGCGGTGACCTTGTCACCGGCGTTGCCGATCGCACCATCCATATCGGCCAGCGTGTCCTTCGAGATCCAGCGGACCGGTCGGTCGGCGTCGTCCAGAACGATCGCCCACGGAACGTCGCGGTCGCCGATGCGCTCTCTGACGTCGGCGGCCGAGTCGGTGGCCCGCGCCGTGACGAGTTCATCGAGTTCGATGTCGGCCACGCGGGTGACGTTGAGCAGCTTCATCGCGCCGCCCTCGCCGATGAACCCGCGCACGAAGTCGTCGGCCGGGTTGGCCAGGATCGCGGCGGGTTCGTCGTACTGGACGATCTTGGAGCCCTCGGCGAGGATCGCGATCCGGTCGCCGAGCTTGACCGCCTCGTCGAAGTCGTGGGTGACGAAGACGATGGTCTTGGACAGTTCGTCCTGAAGCGACAGCAGCTCGTCCTGAAGGTGGGCCCGGGTGATCGGGTCGACGGCGCCGAAGGGCTCGTCCATGAGCATCACCGGCGGGTCGGCGGCAAGCGCCCGGGCGACGCCGACACGCTGCTGCTGTCCGCCG containing:
- a CDS encoding ABC transporter ATP-binding protein (Members of the family are the ATP-binding subunit of ABC transporters for substrates such as betaine, L-proline or other amino acids, choline, carnitine, etc. The substrate specificity is best determined from the substrate-binding subunit, rather than this subunit, as it interacts with the permease subunit and not with substrate directly.), with the translated sequence MSDTKTTAKPALTRGAEIKLCGVTKRYSGQKIAAVDNVNLTIPAGEIVVFVGPSGCGKTTTMRMINRLIEPTSGEILIGGEDVRKKDANELRRHIGYVIQAGGLFPHMTVAENIAIVPRMLGWDKDKAAERVREMLNLVGLEPGQFADRYPRQLSGGQQQRVGVARALAADPPVMLMDEPFGAVDPITRAHLQDELLSLQDELSKTIVFVTHDFDEAVKLGDRIAILAEGSKIVQYDEPAAILANPADDFVRGFIGEGGAMKLLNVTRVADIELDELVTARATDSAADVRERIGDRDVPWAIVLDDADRPVRWISKDTLADMDGAIGNAGDKVTATISGRANVQEALEALLKTDFTSVPVTVRRKYVGMVSLSTVQNAIAGLREKSKARSRS
- a CDS encoding ABC transporter permease, which codes for MSTLAEQEVQAVGAAPAEARGKPWALIGTPAVILIAAAALMLYLRNATIDPSMESSLNAETISGLLWQHLELSAVSTVIVLAVAVPLGIALSRKGAKSALPVVLTAANIGQGAPAIGVIVLLAVVIQPDSSAQSFWVAILSMSVYSVLPALRNTLVGLQQVDPALIDAGRGIGMSAPAVLFRVEVPLAVPVILAGIRTTLVLNVGMAALAALIGAGGLGNLVVTGVKLAQIPVLVTGSVLIAILALAVDWVAAIAERYLHPKGV
- a CDS encoding glycine betaine ABC transporter substrate-binding protein yields the protein MRRTKLLLTGALVAVLAACGLEPASQSVPDVQGGPELAEFDNLGEAPIVTTSKDFTEQLILGKMLSLVLKAKGADVADHTNTKGSVNARETILNGSSDIAWEYTGTAWLVYMGHSDVDPKTSEAGGVKISDPEALYEAVKKADLKDNDVVWGDPAPFNNTYAMAIKEDQAKQKDANGKTIDVKSLSDLAKLPPDKQTYCLENEFENRPDGWPGMQQAYDIDVPKDNVTIMDTGVIYSRIGGGSCLAGEVFDTDGRIPANGLRTLEDDKGYFPIYEPAVTIREEIHKKHPQIVQMFNKLGSKLSTETMRRLNAEVDVDGRDPLDVAREWLVDEGFLKN